The DNA segment TTCCATGCCTCTTATCCAAAAAGTAGATATTTTAACTATATGGCCAGCATTCAGTACCTGGGGTCTCTGGAACACATTACaggggaggcagagcagcacagtgctgtTTTATGGCTGTTTAGCCACACATTTATTGAATGAATAACCTCCCTATCTGGATTGTGATCACAATGGTGACTGTGATGGTTATATCCCAGCAGTGAGCTCAAATATAGCCCCTTGAAAGAAGAGACCTTGCACTTCCCAGAAGAAGAGACTCAATAATTTTGTATGGTTAATCAAAACAGCAGTTAGGGTCACAAAGCCTATGTAGTTCTTACAGACGTTTCTCAATAGCTTGTAGTGGATTGCCAGGTGTAAggcaaaatgcaaaataattaGAGCATAAAGgtccagaatatttttttaggaagaaaatgttttcaactGTTTATTGtctaaaataagaaaatgcagaaatgcCACTGCAGCTGACGcacaaacagtaaaaaaaaaaaaagaaaaaaagaaggctaATTACATCATTCACACACATTCATACACATTGTTTCATGGAAATAGCAAGTTAGTGTTGTTTTATGCCATTAACTGTAGCTAAAAGATACATTTTGGTATGGCAAAAATTGAGCACTGCAAACCTCTCCGTCAGCTGGGAAAGAAATAAGGAAGGGCCTATTTTCCTCAGGGGCCATTGCTGCCTCAAACTATAGAGATACCCAAAGGTTTCCAGTGCTCCTTTGTTAACCCAGGGCTGAAAGCTGAACAAATTGTTGCTGTCTGTCTTTGTTGCTTTCAAGACGGCAATGAAACCGACTTAGGATGTTTGGAAATACAAAAAGTGTACACAAACGAAATGATACAAATTTTGGCAACGCATCCTGATTGGCAGACAACGGGGTAATATTTACTTTGGGTGTACACCCATCTGCCTATGGATTAGTGGCAGCGAGAATGAATACCTGATGAAGCTAATTGGCAAGCTCCCATAATGCTGAACACAGCAGATAAGGCTAATGTAGGTTATCACTTCATCTGGAAAGTTGTGTAACAAGTTACcaatctcttcttctccttggtTAAGTGTTTTGGAATTACAGGAAGCATTTCATTTTGCCAGCCTCTGCTATGTGGAAACATTAGGGCATGTCCCTGCAAGACTTATTTCTAAACCTGCAGCTGGAAGGATCTTAAAACTCTTTCCCTCTGCTAGAAGTTACTTTGCACACTCAAGGAAGATTGTCCTGCTGCATGTGCTTTAAAGAGTTAAAAGCTGGAGATTGTGAAGAgactcacagcagctctgtactATTTTCTTTCACAACACACTAAAGCATCTCTGATTGTGTTTTATAATTAGATCTGAACTTGCCTGCACAGCATCTTCTAGTATAATGCATCCGCATGAGAGAAGGCTACAACAGAAACTGGGGGATAAATTTGTCGGTCATAAATATAACTCATCTAAAAATGTACTGTGACAAAATGGCCACAATAGGGAGGGATTGTAGTCagttaaatatttgctttttgaTGGCTGACTTCACACTTAGATTGTAGAAAATGAGGCTATCTTAGCACGAATGAGCCACTTTCTTTGATATTTGCCCCAGAAAATAAGGCATAATTGAATGTTTTAAAAGTGCTAAAATGCTGGGTCTGTATCATTGGTACAAGGAATGTTCTGCACAGAGAGAATTTTTGTCCTGTGCATGCCTCATCAAGAATTTTGTGGTGCAACATTACGACATTTCATATCTTCAGATTCTAGTAATCTATGTTTCTTAAAGCTTGTGAAATAATATCTATTTCTGCCTTAAGTGCTGcaatggaaagaattttttcattGTGCAAATATACTTTCAGATATTGCAGAGAGAGctaaatgtttcttttgttaAGTTAGCAAATAATTTAATTGTCCAAGTAAGGAAAGGTTTGTGAAACAATCAAAATAATAAAGATATATTGAAATGTGCAGTAAGTGACCACGAACCCTATTTCAAACAATAAACTGGAGCTTAAAGTAAAATAGTAAATTGAATATTTGAGCACAGTTGACCTTTACTTAAAAGATACATTCTCTGCTAAGGAAAATCGTTATTTCCCTAAAGTGCCATTTGTATGAAGGGTCTAGTGCTGGGAGTGGTTTTTGTGAGGCtcactttatttccttttaagcAAGGAGGTCACTTCAATGCTGTATGGTTTGGCTTAGCTTTTGTTCCTTTGTATGGAGGGCTTCATCATATTGTCCCAGTAAATATGAGCTCAAGGATGTGAAAGTACAGAACTGTTCTTGAAGTGCTCTGGCTATGATGTTCATGTGCAGATCAAGAGAGGCTACATCTGGGAACTATGTTTGCTGCTTTAAGCCTCTTCAGATTGAAGTTTGTAGCAATTAATTCCTAGTTACTGCTTGGCACTAAAGACATGTTTTATCCAGAGAGAGAGGACTGGTGATGTGTAAGAAATAAAAGCCAAACAcaggtgtcttttttttttcttttaattcaagCTGATAGAAATAAAGgagctattttattttctagagGTGTTACTACCTATTTCTtacttcctgctttttttttacatcacaGCACACTTGAATATTTGCAGCTAGCTGAGGTGATCATAACCAGACACATGGGAAGTCTTACTTCTCCCTGTACTCCTGTGCAAAGGCAGCTTACACTGCagggaaagctgcttctgccGGTCATGTACCTTCTCCCTGGCAGTGATGGTCCCTGTGTCCctggggcagggaggttgaTGGCATGGTGCCAGAGGAAGCAGTTGTCCAAAGCTTGTTGGGTGGTTATTTAATGCTGTGTTCCTAAATAGACCCAAGagttaaaaaaggaaatgtagGCATAAGCGTATGCTGGTCAGGGAGAGAAATATCTGTCTTCTGAATATCTTTAAAAATCATCAGGATTTTATTTGCTGTCAAACCCACTTACATACCTCTGCCACTGTCGTGCAGTAGTTGTAAAGAAGCAAGGCGTCTGATAAAACTTGTCTGAAGAAGTCAAGGGAGAAATTACTCAGAAattagaaagaaacaaactccAAAACATAAAGAGCAAACATGCCTATCAGTGAAAGTCTTcagctggctggaggtgtctAGGAAATTCACACCTCGTTGTCCATCCCCAGCACGCTCCTCTGCCTCACAGCACGGTTTGATCTTTTTTCTAATTTCTCAGTACTTTAATGGAAGGAGCTACCATGAATCATTACCGGCCATTATTCACGAATTAATGTCATTAACCATTATTTTACAGTTACACAGCCCACTCGAAGGGCCAAGCCGCACACCCCCGTACCACGACGATGACAAGAACATGAGGCGCTGAACTAGGGCTAGAGAAGTGCTCGTGGGACGCTGCCGTGGGACGTTGCCCCGCAGCTCCGCCCCGGCcccagccccggccccgccccggCGTGACGCAGGCGGCGCTGGTCACGTGTGGGGGAGGCGGAGGCCCGGCCTGCCGCACCAGGAGCCGCCGCCATGCGTCTGCCGCTGCTCGGCCACCCCCGCCTGGGGCAGGCCCCGCTTCTGgcgctgttgctgctgctgctggtggaccTGGCGCGGCCCATCTCCTTCCAGCTGCCGGGCAAAGCGCGGAAGTGCCTGCGGGAGGAGATCCACCGTGACACGCTGGTCACGGGCGAGTACGAGATCGGCGCCCCGCCGGGTTCCTCCACCGGACCCTCGGCCAACCTTAAGGTGCGACCGCGGCAGAGGCGCCGCGACAGGCCGGGCTGGGGGGCGGAGGGGTCGGCCGTGCCGGCGGCGTGACCCCGCCTCCCCGGCCGTGCGGGGGCGGGGCGGGGTGTGAGTGACGTTTCCCACGCGTGACAGCAATCCCCGCGTGGGGCTGCAGCGGGCCTGGCCGCCTACGCGTGCCGCAGCGGGCACCGATGGGGCGGGGCCCGCTGCGTGCGAGGGGCCGCCAGCTCGGCCAAGGGCTCTGCcatctgcctggctgctcccgAGGGAGCGGGGCAGGGGTTTGGCTGGAGCCAAACACAGGCTTTTTGCCCCCAAAGATCTCATCACGGCGGCCTGTCCCGCCAGCCGCCATGTAACCTGTACACCGAAGGCAAGGCGGGCCGCTGTGATAAGAGAtagtgtgaggaggaaagagggTGACGTGGCTTTCCAAGGGCTCCCTCCCCGCACAGGGCCTGGTACGGCGGGATGGAGCAGCAGGCCGCAGGGAAAGGGGAAGCCGGGAGTTTAGAAACCAGGTGTTGGTACACAAAATGGCTATTCCCGTTTTGGTCCATCATGGCTCTCGTGGATTTTAAGGAGGCAGGTGTTTGCTCCAGGGAAGAAAATGATCTCAAAGGACCTTTAGAGTGTGTATTCAGCAGAGTGTATGTGACTAATGCACCTATGTCATAAGAAGCTATTAAAACTTAGCTTTGCTTTAATTCTGTCTCCATTCTGCCTTCTCTATGCTTTCTTCAAATTTCCCACCTGGCTGAGTAAGGTCTACTACTACGCAATCAGCTTACAGTAGCTTTCTGtctgttttttatttctgaCTAAGCTCCCCGCAAGCTTCAAAAATAAGCACTCAAACAGGGACAGAATGGTCTGCTCAGGAATGTCTGAACTTAGTGCTATTGAGTGAGTATTGGAGATCTCCTGCAATCAGGTTGCCCTTTCAGCATCTGCCTACAGGCACCAGACAGCCTTGGCCTATTGGCAGGTGTGCTTGGTTGTGGCTACAGAAAGCTGTTTCTGGAGTCTTGCTGTTTTAAAAATCTAGTTTTGCTCTTCTTACATAATTTGTAAGAGGAAACTTGTCTGTGCACAGACAGAGCCAAGCAGCTTTAATACTTTAAAATGGTGCTGTGGTGTCTGCTTGGTAAGGTGCATGTATTTTGTATTGAGTACCATGTTCCCAGCTGTTTCTTATGGCTTGGTGATCAAGCCTCCTTGTTCTCTGGTTGCCCACTCTTAGGTAAACTGGCTCCACAATCTCTTTCAAAACTCAGTTCTGTGACAGAGGACTCAtctagggaagtggtgaagcAATGACTCCCCTGCTTGGTTCTTAGTCTGGCTTGTTGCTGAAGCTGGTGTCCAGCTAGGATTGCTCATGGAAGTTTTAGTTTATTCTAActgtgaaatgaaaattaataaaagaagaaagtcCTGTACTATTTTGAAAAGctacaaagaagaaataataatttatgCAATTCTTGCTTTCCTTACTGTTCAAGTGTGTCGTAGCCTCCCAACATACTGGATCTAGTGTAAGTGCCATAACTCATCTACCAGATACATACATTCTCTTTGTGCCTGTGTGGGAGACGTTGGACCAGGACATCACATCTACAGGTGGTCTCTGCTTGCAGTGTACAGTCTGCTTTGGTCCCCTGGATCAGGCCACTGAATCTATGAGGTGGGCAGTTAATTCTGGCCAGGCTCAGTTCAGTTCCTGCCGGTGAGCTAAGTTCTGTGTGTGTGATACCCCAGTGCTAACAGTGGCACCCTCTGTTTTGGTGGAATCTGTGGGCTCTGCCAGCTGGCTGCCAAGGGGCTGTGTCAGGGCGGCTGAGGTCTCACTTGGGCCCAGCCACGTGCCTCTGCCCCATTGTTCGGGCAGGCGGTTTGGGGAACCGTTCGGCCTTTCGTCAAGGGCAAACAATGCTCCGTCTGTAGGGGATTGCATTACCGTAAATAACGTTAGAATAGCATGAAAAAATCCCTTTCAGGTCCACTCCCCCACAAGTGTTCTGCCTGGGCTATTAGCAGCTCCTGCCACCCCCGCAGCCCAGCTGAATGGGCAGTGTATTGGGCTGGTTTGGGTAATGCTATTCAGTTTCGATGAAAGCGGATAGCAGAGCTTTTACTGCCCGGAATCCTGTTCATGAGCAGGCTATTGCCAGAGCTGCAAAGAGCAAAAATGGATCAAGCTGCATAATGTCCTCCAGCTAAAGATTAGCTCTGGTGTTTACACAGCCCTAAAGGAATAGTACTCAAAATAATAGGGACATCGGAAAGCTTTCTATACCGTGTTCCTGTCACTGTTTCTTGGGATGGAGAACTCGGTGTGCAGATTATATGATACCACCCTGATGAGGCTAGGAGCTTGGTTAATCAGGACCGCTCCATTGAGTAGTGTGCCCTACGTGGTGGCCAGAACACGTGTCTGCATGATCAGATGCAGACATCTGGTACTCCAGCAGGGCCTGCTGACTCCGTGCTTCCAATAGCTTGGTGGCTTGTGGCACAGGgatggcacagcagctgcctgtgcctgACTGCGCagctgtgctttttttctgctggctgCTTGAATACAGGTGGAGCTTTGAGCAGGAATTGCATCATAGAAGGAGAATGGTGCTCCTCCTTGGTCTTGGATGCTGAGAAATACCATGTGGTGCAAGGGTAGCCACAACAAATCCTGtaacagaaaatacagaataacCTCTTGTGCAGAGGAAGCTTGTTCCTAAAGTCTTGCCTGTTATGTCAGATATTCCGAGCCATAAGGATTtatatattttgttattttttttgtctaaggtagaatcacagaattaaccaggttggaaaaaacttttgagatcatcaagtccagcctatcatCTAagaccatctaatcaactaaaccatggcactaagttcctcattcagtcttattttaaacacctccagggatggtgactccaccacctccctgggcagcccaatccaatggcaaatcactctttctgtgaagaatttcttcctactatccagcctaaacctcccctggcacagcttgagattgtgtcctcttgttctgttgctggttgcctgggagaagagaccaacccccacctggctgcatcctcccttcaggtagttgtagatggcaatgaggtctcccctgagcctcctcttctccaggctaaacaaccccagctcccttagctgcTTCTCATAGTGCTTGTGCTCCAGGGCAGTGTCCTTTGTTATTTTTGTGAAGGTTCATACCTGTTCTCAGTCCATTAGGTTGCTGGCATCAGTagtgtcccatggcagggagttaaTTAGgttttctaataaaaaaaaaagatgccttACTTTGCCTTATTTTGGGGTACATAGCTCTTTTGCATGGCCTGCTGGGAAATGACACTGGTTTTCTGCTTTAAGATTGAGTAAAGGACAATGTCTGACTTAAACCTTCTCCACATAACAAATTGTTTTGTGTGCTTCTGTCTTTACATAACTTTAAAATTGTGCCCAGGCATTTTAGTCTCTTCACCTTCAGGACTTCTAAAGACCTCTAGTAACTGTAGCAAGGTCATGCTTTTTCAGGCATAGCTGTTGAAGGATAGCATTGAGAGAGATGGGGAAGTGTTCCAGTGGAACACACACTGTTGATTTTTATGCAGTGTTGTTgcaccttcatttttttttttcactcctcttCAGGGTCAGATTCTTTCAACTGAATGGAGTCTTTAATCAAGCACAATGATTCTCAAGTCACTTTTATGATATGtgtgtcatttttttttaactctggtTAAGCACTTTTGTAGatcttctgtgttttttccctatttttagTACTATATCATAGATTTAGCACAAAGCAGTCATTAGTCTGTCTGTGTAGTCTGAGTTGTCCTTTGCAGCGGCTGCTTCAGTGGATCCTGGCACTTAAGCCTTGTATAACTCAGGGCCATGCAGATAGCTGTGCTCTTCTCCATTCCATCTTCTAGGGAATGAgtagtctttttatttttttttattcccttcccATAAGGCTTCTCCATTTCTCTGTTGCTATGGAAATTTATGAattttgcttgaaaaaaaaaaaggcaatgtgTAACAGTTTGGTTCAGCTAGAGTTCCTAAAATGTAGACTATATTCAGAGGTtgtaggaggaagaggaattggtgtggttttggggtttttcggttggttgattggttttttGATGGAGTTCTTTTTTGTTTAATCTAAGAGTCAATAATTACCTTACGGACACTCTGACTTTTCTGGtgtgaggatgaggaagaggGGAATTTGTATAGATatgagaaagaagggaaactGTTGAAAAGAGAATGCAGCATCTCCAAATGGGTTGCTGCAAGAACTCTTCCTAAATAGCACAGGCAGCATGAGCCTATGGCAGCAAAACACAACGTTTCTTACCCTTGTTGTCTCTTTTACAGATAACTGACTCAGCTGGGCACATCCTGTATGCCAAGGAGGATGCCACTAAGGGCAAGTTTGCCTTCACCACTGAAGACTATGATATGTTTGAGGCATGCTTTGAGAGCAAGCTTCCTGTGGGTAAGTGAAATGAAAGGTCTGTTGGCTGCTTCTAGATTCTGAACAAGTTCATGTAGATGTGTGAATTAGGGGTATGATTAAAGTGATTGTGAGTGTGGTCCACAGGACAGTTTGACTTTTTAAAGATGATCTTCAGGAGATTGTGAACAGTTTCATTGCAGAATATCTGCTGTCAGTGCTGCATTTGAAGTTAAGTAATCCTCTGTGGCTATTGTGTAGAGTGGTTCAGTTTCCTCTGAAAAGGGAATTTTGTGTTCCTCCCGCAGAGGTCACCCTATTTGCAATGAGTGGCTGTACTGGGGAGCAAACCATacccctctttccctttttcatgTTTCTCCTCACTTTCAGTCAAGCTAGGACACAGCAGGATGCCATCATCGCCAGGACCCTGTCTTTCTACCCAGCTGATTATGTCTTACCATTTGGTGGAATGTGATCTCTCTACAATGTGTACTTGGCAGCAATC comes from the Indicator indicator isolate 239-I01 chromosome 4, UM_Iind_1.1, whole genome shotgun sequence genome and includes:
- the TMED10 gene encoding transmembrane emp24 domain-containing protein 10; amino-acid sequence: MRLPLLGHPRLGQAPLLALLLLLLVDLARPISFQLPGKARKCLREEIHRDTLVTGEYEIGAPPGSSTGPSANLKITDSAGHILYAKEDATKGKFAFTTEDYDMFEACFESKLPVGTGRMPDQLVILDMKHGVEAKNYEEIAKVEKLKPLEVELRRLEDLSESIVNDFAYMKKREEEMRDTNESTNTRVLYFSIFSMCCLIGLATWQVFYLRRFFKAKKLIE